The Paenibacillus uliginis N3/975 genome has a window encoding:
- a CDS encoding NAD-dependent protein deacylase, producing MENREKIERLATWIEASDYIVFFGGAGTSTESGIPDFRSAAGLYQTEHHSPYPPEEMLSHTFFMNHPEVFFDFYRSKMLHPHAKPNGCHKLLARLEQEGKLKAVITQNIDGLHQTAGSTEVLELHGSIHRNYCMDCSRFYSLKDVMDIQETVPLCPDCGGMIKPDVVLYEEELNQQILMRAVQEISTADLLIIGGTSLTVHPAAGLVSYFHGSKTALLNADPTPYDHRAGLLITDRIGQVMTQINDLLRKST from the coding sequence TTGGAGAACAGGGAAAAGATCGAAAGGTTGGCTACTTGGATAGAAGCAAGTGATTATATCGTCTTTTTTGGGGGAGCCGGAACATCAACAGAAAGTGGAATTCCGGATTTTCGGTCAGCCGCAGGGCTGTATCAAACAGAGCACCATTCTCCGTATCCTCCGGAGGAAATGCTCAGCCATACGTTTTTTATGAATCATCCCGAGGTGTTTTTTGACTTTTACCGCAGTAAAATGTTGCATCCTCATGCAAAGCCCAACGGCTGCCACAAGCTGCTGGCTAGACTTGAGCAGGAAGGTAAGCTTAAGGCCGTCATTACACAAAATATTGACGGTTTGCATCAGACAGCCGGAAGCACGGAAGTGCTTGAGTTGCACGGCTCCATTCATCGAAATTACTGCATGGACTGCTCACGGTTTTATTCGCTGAAAGATGTTATGGATATTCAGGAGACGGTTCCGCTTTGTCCGGATTGCGGCGGCATGATTAAACCGGATGTTGTCTTATATGAAGAAGAATTAAACCAGCAAATTCTGATGCGTGCCGTGCAGGAAATATCTACGGCGGATTTACTCATTATCGGCGGTACATCGCTCACGGTGCATCCGGCTGCCGGGCTTGTGAGTTATTTTCACGGTAGTAAGACAGCTCTACTCAATGCAGACCCGACCCCTTATGATCATCGGGCCGGCCTGCTCATCACAGACCGTATCGGTCAGGTCATGACACAGATTAATGATCTGCTTCGCAAAAGTACATAG
- the mgrA gene encoding L-glyceraldehyde 3-phosphate reductase: MTYVASEDRYEGMKYNRCGRSGLKLPAISLGLWHNFGGIDAYENGRNMITRAFDLGITHFDLANNYGPPAGSAEETFGKVLSRDLKPYRDELIISSKAGYYMWPGPYGEWGSRKYMISSLDQSLKRMGLDYVDIFYSHRMDPDTPLEETMMALDHIVRSGKALYVGISNYTPEKTEEAIAILKSLGTPLLIHQPSYSMLNRWVENGLLDVLEENGVGTIAFTPLQQGLLTNKYLNGIPNDSRAASPSVFLNENNITPEVLRKIRALNQMAAARGQSLAQFALAWVLRGKRVTSALIGASKVSQIEDNVATLNNLEFSKEELDRIETILKTENEG; the protein is encoded by the coding sequence ATGACATATGTAGCAAGTGAAGACCGCTATGAAGGTATGAAATATAACCGCTGCGGGCGATCAGGGTTAAAGCTTCCAGCCATTTCCCTTGGACTGTGGCACAATTTTGGCGGCATTGATGCATACGAGAACGGACGAAATATGATTACGCGGGCATTCGACCTCGGGATTACCCATTTTGACTTAGCGAACAATTATGGACCGCCAGCCGGATCGGCAGAAGAGACGTTTGGCAAAGTGCTGTCCCGTGATCTGAAACCTTACCGTGATGAACTGATTATTTCATCAAAAGCAGGTTATTATATGTGGCCGGGACCTTACGGAGAGTGGGGTTCACGCAAATATATGATTTCCAGTCTGGACCAAAGCTTAAAGCGGATGGGGCTGGATTATGTTGATATTTTCTACTCTCATCGGATGGATCCAGATACCCCTCTGGAAGAGACGATGATGGCGCTCGACCATATCGTTCGATCGGGAAAGGCGCTATATGTCGGCATATCGAACTACACGCCTGAGAAAACAGAGGAAGCTATCGCTATTCTGAAAAGTCTGGGCACACCGCTGTTGATTCACCAACCAAGCTACTCCATGCTGAACCGCTGGGTAGAGAACGGTCTGCTTGATGTGCTTGAAGAGAACGGTGTAGGGACTATTGCATTCACTCCACTGCAACAGGGGTTGTTAACAAACAAGTATCTGAATGGCATTCCGAACGATTCCCGGGCAGCGAGTCCGTCTGTATTCCTGAACGAGAACAACATTACACCAGAAGTGTTGCGCAAGATTCGCGCACTGAATCAAATGGCTGCGGCTCGCGGTCAAAGTCTGGCTCAGTTCGCTTTGGCATGGGTTTTGCGAGGTAAACGAGTGACCTCCGCCCTGATCGGAGCGAGCAAAGTCAGTCAGATCGAGGATAATGTAGCAACACTAAACAACCTGGAATTCTCGAAGGAAGAACTTGATCGCATTGAGACGATCTTAAAAACGGAAAACGAAGGATAA
- a CDS encoding peptidoglycan D,D-transpeptidase FtsI family protein, producing the protein MRVNRQKRIFYGWLTLAVLMVLLVCRLAWVQFVMKNHKPPGSRHTLLETSMLQRERGIVLDTGRGHFTDRNGLPLTGKLIWSAVLFPIENENDDISDDSLLKLAHILNTEDKHLREVWFALKEPILWHAQGTYIPLALNSSQIEAIKELKLSAIRVLPYEQRYGDRETGMQWLGFISGQRKENLFFRDYEGVKGTSGLERTLDALLQGTGPTVVYFPVDGRNQVIQEMKPMVKAGDNPYYPLRITTTVDAKLQKGIEQLTEQAGMKEGAVVVLDVRNSDVLAMVSRPFYNPEQIHPEQGEWENKALKGAVPGSIFKIVTAAAALDSGLTSSKETFHCNGEFGKYGLSCWKEGGHGTLNLRQGFAESCNVVFAELAERLTSGQIQDTALQLGLGRTVGWQAQRSVLGIPLLKPLDHEESGTVFAASTDPLDSGARVQTAIGQRDTLVTPLQAANLVVTLLNDGDVISPRIVHHISYANGQHLQTLEPMKRSSVEGTISRETARTLLTWMEDVVRNGTGRSLKHSSWQLGGKSGTAETIVKGRPRNNQWFVGYGPIKHPRYAVAVLVENVSPHSKHQATKLFGQVMDLLSSFETSEE; encoded by the coding sequence ATGCGGGTTAACCGGCAAAAACGTATATTTTATGGATGGTTGACACTAGCAGTGCTGATGGTTCTACTGGTTTGTCGGCTGGCATGGGTACAATTCGTCATGAAAAATCATAAGCCTCCTGGCAGTCGGCATACTCTGCTTGAAACATCAATGCTTCAGCGTGAGCGGGGCATTGTGCTGGATACCGGGCGGGGACATTTTACCGATCGGAACGGTCTTCCGTTGACCGGTAAGTTGATCTGGTCTGCCGTCCTTTTTCCTATCGAGAATGAAAATGATGATATATCCGATGATTCATTGTTGAAGTTGGCTCATATACTGAATACGGAAGATAAACATTTAAGAGAAGTATGGTTCGCCTTGAAAGAGCCAATACTATGGCATGCTCAAGGGACTTACATTCCTCTTGCACTGAATTCATCTCAGATTGAAGCCATTAAGGAATTGAAATTATCTGCTATTCGGGTACTTCCGTATGAACAAAGGTATGGAGACAGGGAGACGGGGATGCAGTGGTTAGGCTTTATTTCAGGTCAGCGTAAAGAGAACTTATTCTTCCGTGATTATGAAGGGGTAAAGGGAACAAGCGGGCTGGAAAGGACGCTGGATGCTCTTCTACAGGGAACAGGACCTACAGTCGTTTATTTCCCCGTAGATGGTCGAAATCAAGTCATACAAGAGATGAAGCCGATGGTGAAAGCGGGAGATAACCCCTATTATCCGCTACGGATTACGACAACGGTTGATGCCAAGCTTCAGAAGGGCATTGAGCAGCTGACAGAACAGGCAGGTATGAAGGAAGGAGCTGTAGTCGTACTGGATGTCCGGAATAGCGATGTTCTGGCGATGGTCTCTAGGCCCTTTTATAATCCGGAACAGATACATCCTGAGCAGGGAGAGTGGGAGAACAAAGCGTTAAAGGGAGCGGTGCCCGGGTCGATCTTCAAAATTGTTACCGCTGCAGCTGCACTGGATTCCGGTTTAACCTCGAGTAAAGAAACGTTTCACTGTAATGGTGAATTTGGAAAATACGGCTTATCCTGCTGGAAAGAGGGAGGCCACGGAACCCTCAACCTTCGTCAGGGGTTTGCGGAATCCTGTAATGTGGTATTTGCCGAATTGGCTGAACGCCTGACCTCTGGACAAATACAGGATACGGCATTACAGCTTGGACTTGGCCGGACTGTAGGCTGGCAGGCACAGAGGAGTGTACTGGGCATTCCTCTACTGAAGCCGCTAGACCACGAGGAGAGTGGGACTGTTTTTGCAGCCTCTACAGATCCTTTGGATTCTGGTGCTCGTGTACAGACAGCGATTGGGCAAAGGGATACATTGGTTACACCACTGCAGGCTGCTAATTTGGTCGTAACGCTGCTGAACGATGGGGACGTGATTTCGCCTCGGATTGTCCATCATATATCATACGCGAACGGTCAGCATCTTCAAACCTTGGAGCCTATGAAGCGGTCTTCGGTTGAAGGAACAATTTCCCGGGAAACCGCCCGAACACTTCTGACTTGGATGGAAGACGTAGTTCGAAATGGAACGGGACGCTCGCTTAAACATTCGAGTTGGCAGCTAGGGGGTAAGTCTGGTACGGCTGAGACCATAGTAAAAGGCCGTCCCCGGAACAACCAATGGTTCGTGGGATACGGCCCTATAAAACATCCGCGTTATGCGGTAGCAGTGCTGGTGGAGAATGTGAGTCCGCACAGCAAGCATCAAGCGACAAAGCTGTTTGGTCAGGTCATGGATTTATTGTCTTCTTTTGAGACTTCTGAAGAATGA
- a CDS encoding polysaccharide deacetylase family protein, translating into MQTLLLWLFYLSSFYAFIPGLITRIFGFRVFRRGTGKQDFALTFDDGPDPVYTPQLLDLLKRYDMKATFFLVGSHAESHPDVVKQIHEEGHLIGIHNYIHKSNWLMRPKTVRMQLKRTDDIIYSVTGERPTFYRPPWGIVNLFDFAKNSGYRIVLWSAMFGDWRSKTGSNKLVKRILRKLKPGEVMLLHDCGTTVGANPDAPMNMLIALEQVLEEAQRRNLKSIRIDTMINSEKKLQKAKLSIMKRMVVSLWLLWEKVFHVLFQLETVTPKDPMLHFRPISYQGKAVTMDDGTRLEKGDQVLELHFDNKKLFHIGSRSRSEMQLAIQMIRAMQKDLPTLANMVLERPEYMDIKGLYGVTMISRGPEQFGFHVQDLPQGLFASSARIYLKILLSIIHPRGQSRLKEGSKKMEPKLLMMPVDVLINRYAEKGSRSYRSPKQDSAEEHELSDLPIGSASQGLSS; encoded by the coding sequence ATGCAGACATTACTGCTTTGGTTGTTTTATCTTTCATCTTTTTATGCCTTTATTCCCGGGCTTATTACCCGGATTTTTGGTTTTCGAGTATTTCGCAGGGGTACGGGGAAGCAGGATTTCGCTCTGACGTTTGATGATGGGCCGGATCCCGTATATACGCCTCAGTTGCTCGATCTTTTGAAGCGTTATGATATGAAGGCGACCTTTTTTCTGGTTGGCTCCCATGCGGAGAGTCATCCGGATGTGGTAAAACAAATTCATGAAGAAGGCCATCTGATTGGAATTCACAACTATATTCATAAGAGCAATTGGCTAATGCGGCCCAAAACAGTACGAATGCAGCTTAAACGGACCGATGACATCATTTACAGTGTAACGGGTGAGCGTCCAACCTTTTATCGACCGCCGTGGGGTATTGTGAATTTGTTTGACTTTGCCAAAAACAGCGGCTATCGGATCGTATTATGGTCGGCTATGTTTGGAGATTGGCGCAGCAAGACCGGCTCTAATAAACTGGTAAAACGTATTCTCCGGAAGCTGAAGCCTGGGGAAGTCATGCTCCTACATGATTGCGGAACTACAGTGGGAGCGAATCCAGATGCTCCTATGAATATGCTGATTGCATTAGAGCAGGTGCTGGAAGAAGCACAACGTAGAAATCTGAAAAGTATACGGATAGACACGATGATTAATAGCGAGAAAAAATTGCAAAAAGCTAAACTCTCGATCATGAAGCGTATGGTGGTTTCGCTATGGCTATTGTGGGAAAAAGTATTTCATGTATTGTTCCAGCTTGAGACTGTAACGCCGAAAGATCCCATGCTTCATTTCCGGCCTATTTCCTATCAAGGCAAGGCGGTAACGATGGATGACGGCACCCGTCTAGAAAAAGGCGATCAGGTGCTAGAACTTCACTTTGACAACAAGAAGTTGTTTCATATCGGAAGTCGGTCCCGTTCGGAAATGCAGCTTGCTATTCAAATGATCAGAGCGATGCAAAAGGATCTCCCTACGCTGGCCAACATGGTGCTAGAACGGCCGGAGTATATGGATATCAAAGGTTTATACGGAGTGACAATGATTTCTCGCGGACCGGAACAGTTCGGTTTTCATGTCCAGGATCTGCCGCAGGGGCTGTTTGCAAGTTCAGCGCGCATATATCTTAAAATTTTGCTGAGTATTATTCATCCTAGAGGGCAATCCCGCCTGAAGGAAGGAAGTAAAAAGATGGAACCCAAGTTGCTCATGATGCCGGTGGATGTGTTAATTAACCGTTATGCAGAAAAAGGCAGCCGTTCGTACCGCTCACCCAAGCAGGACAGCGCGGAGGAACATGAATTAAGTGATCTGCCCATAGGCAGTGCATCACAAGGTCTATCATCCTAA
- a CDS encoding AI-2E family transporter, with protein sequence MLPLYKKYWRTFFDIAMIVLTVYLIMYVFSKLYQIAAPVFLSFLVFLLIEPIARFLHRRGLPKTFAAAISVLLFLLIIFGVLFGAGAIIVSQVMNLQENLPLHTRTLQEHFSSIMNYLQNKLDALPPDMVARMNGYFKDITNFAQSAAESFFRYSVGFMGSFTTFIANFGVAIILAFFLSSEIGSWRKFAKEKTPKTIKTAFHFLKDNVFSAIGAYLKAQLKLISITFVLVYIGLLILGTGNAFSLALMSAIFDILPLLGVPVIFIPWIIYLFIVGKVGLAISLTILLAIVMVTRQLLEPKITGQSLGVSSAFLMLSFMIISISIFGMAGLILSPILMILLKELLQQGYLQQWIRLPKEEFDVSPFEMKNPQTAHSSEVSKEDNKSMT encoded by the coding sequence ATGCTTCCCCTCTACAAAAAATATTGGAGGACCTTCTTCGATATAGCAATGATCGTGCTGACGGTGTACCTGATTATGTACGTGTTCAGCAAGCTATACCAGATTGCCGCTCCTGTCTTTTTATCCTTCCTGGTATTTTTGCTCATCGAGCCGATAGCCCGGTTCCTGCATCGTCGTGGTTTGCCCAAGACATTTGCAGCAGCGATTTCCGTACTTCTGTTTCTCCTTATTATATTCGGCGTTCTGTTTGGTGCAGGAGCAATTATCGTTTCGCAAGTGATGAATTTGCAGGAAAATCTCCCGCTTCATACCCGCACCCTTCAAGAGCACTTCTCATCTATAATGAATTATTTACAAAACAAGTTGGACGCACTTCCACCAGACATGGTGGCGCGAATGAATGGATACTTCAAAGATATTACCAACTTTGCTCAAAGTGCAGCAGAATCATTTTTCCGTTATAGTGTCGGATTTATGGGTTCTTTCACTACCTTTATTGCCAACTTCGGTGTTGCGATTATCCTCGCCTTTTTCCTTAGTTCCGAAATTGGCAGTTGGCGTAAGTTTGCAAAAGAAAAGACACCAAAGACTATTAAAACAGCTTTTCACTTTTTGAAGGATAATGTATTTTCAGCCATTGGAGCTTATTTGAAGGCACAATTAAAGCTGATTTCGATCACATTTGTTCTCGTATACATAGGCTTGCTTATCCTTGGTACCGGCAACGCATTTTCACTGGCGCTCATGAGTGCAATTTTTGATATACTTCCACTGTTAGGCGTGCCGGTTATCTTCATACCGTGGATTATTTATCTCTTTATTGTCGGTAAGGTAGGCCTTGCCATTAGTTTGACTATCCTCTTGGCTATTGTGATGGTAACCCGTCAGCTGCTTGAACCAAAAATAACAGGTCAATCCCTCGGTGTATCTTCAGCGTTTCTAATGCTGTCGTTCATGATTATTTCGATCTCTATTTTCGGAATGGCGGGTCTGATTCTTTCACCAATCCTGATGATTCTGCTCAAAGAGCTGCTGCAGCAAGGTTATCTTCAACAATGGATTAGACTACCAAAAGAAGAATTCGATGTGTCACCGTTTGAGATGAAAAATCCGCAAACTGCTCATTCTTCAGAAGTCTCAAAAGAAGACAATAAATCCATGACCTGA
- a CDS encoding acyltransferase family protein, with protein sequence MNRTIEQKGETFFLNLRFILIVTVFVGNAIEPLISRMDSLHTLYLWIFSFHMPLFVLVTGYFAKSSLMGKTGRKVILQIAIQYVIFQSLYSLLDAVFFHVDDIHRSFFAPYLLLWFLFSHACWRLLLLSMGKLTAGQQLFFAAVLGVIAGYLPVDGVWLSVSRTFVFFPFFLVGYHFSFETFALRFKPWIKGIAATISLLLFIGFSVWGSNLPAGWLYGSMTYAELGQDVWYAGLFRIAVYALQLTASAAFLSWVPMTMGRITDLGRRTLYVFLLHGFIIRLMDFSGLHESISHFGGAMLLIAAAILCTVLLAQPGFKRLFHPVIEPSVDGILRLENVAIRRFFVR encoded by the coding sequence ATGAACCGCACCATTGAACAGAAAGGTGAAACCTTCTTTCTAAACCTGCGTTTTATTCTTATCGTCACTGTGTTTGTCGGTAATGCCATTGAACCTTTAATTAGCCGGATGGACAGTCTTCACACATTGTACCTGTGGATTTTTTCATTTCATATGCCTTTGTTTGTTCTCGTTACCGGTTACTTTGCAAAAAGTTCACTGATGGGTAAGACCGGTCGAAAAGTGATACTCCAAATCGCTATACAATATGTTATTTTCCAAAGTTTATATTCTTTACTGGATGCTGTCTTCTTCCATGTAGATGATATACATCGCTCCTTCTTTGCGCCTTACCTCCTGCTGTGGTTTCTATTCAGCCATGCATGCTGGCGTTTATTGCTATTATCCATGGGCAAATTAACGGCAGGGCAGCAGCTTTTCTTCGCAGCAGTACTCGGCGTAATTGCCGGATACTTGCCGGTAGATGGTGTCTGGTTGAGTGTCAGCCGTACGTTTGTTTTCTTTCCATTCTTTTTAGTAGGGTATCATTTTTCATTCGAAACATTCGCTCTGCGCTTTAAACCATGGATTAAAGGTATCGCAGCCACGATCTCGCTCCTCCTGTTTATTGGGTTTAGCGTTTGGGGAAGCAATCTTCCAGCAGGATGGCTTTATGGGAGCATGACCTATGCAGAGCTTGGCCAAGACGTGTGGTATGCTGGCCTGTTCCGGATTGCGGTTTACGCTTTACAACTGACTGCTTCCGCCGCATTCCTCTCCTGGGTTCCTATGACAATGGGGCGCATTACCGATCTTGGCCGCCGCACGTTGTATGTGTTCTTGCTGCACGGTTTCATTATCCGGCTGATGGACTTTTCCGGTCTCCATGAATCCATCTCGCATTTTGGAGGAGCAATGCTGCTTATCGCTGCTGCCATACTGTGCACGGTCCTTCTTGCCCAGCCCGGCTTTAAACGCTTGTTCCATCCCGTCATTGAACCGTCAGTAGACGGAATTCTTCGTCTAGAAAATGTGGCAATACGACGTTTTTTTGTAAGATAA
- the ilvD gene encoding dihydroxy-acid dehydratase, with the protein MTAKKMRSDMIKKGFDRAPHRSLLRAAGVKEEDFGKPFIAVCNSYIDIVPGHVHLQEFGKIVKEAIREAGGVPFEFNTIGVDDGIAMGHIGMRYSLPSREIIADSLETVVSAHWFDGMVCIPNCDKITPGMLMGALRVNIPTIVVSGGPMKAGVDSKGRKLSLTSVFEGVGAHQVGKINDSELLELEQYGCPTCGSCSGMFTANSMNCLSEALGLALPGNGTILAVADERREFVKQSARQLMELIKLDLKPRDIVTREAIDNAFALDMAMGGSTNTVLHTLALAHEAGIDYPLERINEVADRVPHISKLAPASDYFIEDVHSAGGVSAVLHELLKKPGALFGDCITVSGKTLAENVAGCEIQDTNVIHPIDQPYSERGGLAVLYGNLAPEGSIIKVGAVDPSVGGYHKGPAICFNSQEEALEGIANGKVKEGNVVVIRYEGPKGGPGMPEMLAPTSQIAGMGLGAKVGLITDGRFSGASRGISIGHISPEAAEGGPIAFVEDGDIIVLDLNNRIIQLEVSDEEMAERRTHWKEFEPKVKTGYLARYSKLVTNASSGGVLKI; encoded by the coding sequence ATGACAGCAAAAAAAATGCGTTCAGACATGATTAAAAAAGGTTTTGATCGGGCACCGCATCGCAGTCTGCTGCGTGCCGCCGGCGTGAAGGAAGAAGATTTTGGCAAACCGTTTATCGCCGTGTGCAACTCTTATATCGATATTGTTCCAGGCCATGTGCATCTTCAGGAATTCGGTAAGATCGTTAAAGAAGCCATCCGTGAAGCTGGCGGCGTTCCGTTCGAGTTCAATACAATCGGTGTTGACGATGGAATTGCCATGGGTCACATCGGCATGCGTTATTCACTGCCGAGCCGCGAAATTATTGCGGATTCCTTGGAAACCGTCGTTTCTGCCCACTGGTTTGACGGTATGGTATGTATCCCGAACTGTGACAAAATCACACCAGGTATGCTTATGGGCGCACTTCGTGTTAACATTCCAACCATCGTTGTCAGCGGCGGTCCAATGAAAGCCGGTGTTGACAGCAAAGGTCGCAAACTGTCTTTGACTTCCGTATTTGAAGGCGTTGGTGCCCATCAGGTCGGCAAAATTAACGATAGCGAGCTTCTTGAACTGGAACAATACGGTTGTCCGACATGCGGTTCATGCTCCGGTATGTTCACGGCTAACTCCATGAACTGTCTTTCCGAGGCGCTAGGCCTTGCTCTTCCGGGGAATGGTACAATTCTTGCCGTTGCTGACGAGCGCAGAGAATTCGTTAAACAATCAGCTCGCCAACTGATGGAGCTTATCAAGCTGGATCTCAAACCGCGTGATATTGTAACCCGTGAAGCCATTGACAATGCATTTGCACTGGATATGGCGATGGGTGGCTCGACCAATACCGTTCTTCATACTCTTGCCCTTGCCCACGAAGCAGGTATTGATTACCCGCTGGAGCGGATTAACGAAGTGGCAGACCGTGTACCTCATATTTCGAAGCTGGCCCCTGCATCCGATTATTTCATTGAGGATGTACACAGTGCTGGCGGCGTGAGTGCGGTTCTCCATGAACTGCTCAAAAAGCCTGGAGCCCTGTTTGGTGACTGCATTACGGTATCAGGCAAAACACTTGCCGAGAATGTGGCAGGATGTGAAATCCAGGATACCAATGTTATTCATCCGATCGACCAGCCTTATTCCGAACGCGGAGGCCTTGCTGTCTTGTACGGTAACCTTGCTCCGGAAGGCTCCATCATCAAAGTCGGTGCGGTTGACCCTTCTGTTGGCGGCTACCATAAAGGCCCTGCCATCTGCTTTAACTCTCAAGAGGAAGCTCTTGAAGGCATTGCAAACGGCAAAGTGAAGGAAGGCAACGTCGTTGTTATTCGCTACGAAGGTCCTAAAGGCGGACCGGGCATGCCAGAAATGCTTGCACCGACCTCTCAGATTGCAGGTATGGGTCTTGGAGCCAAAGTCGGTCTCATTACCGATGGACGCTTCTCTGGAGCTTCCCGCGGCATCAGTATCGGCCATATCTCTCCAGAGGCAGCTGAAGGTGGACCTATCGCTTTCGTTGAAGACGGCGACATCATTGTGCTGGATCTGAACAACCGTATCATTCAGCTTGAAGTCAGCGACGAAGAAATGGCTGAGCGACGCACCCACTGGAAAGAGTTTGAGCCTAAAGTGAAGACAGGCTATCTTGCCCGTTATTCCAAGCTCGTAACGAACGCAAGCTCCGGCGGCGTCCTGAAAATCTAA
- a CDS encoding HAD family hydrolase → MPLIQVNGHSSPCRGVLFDKDGTLLHFMALWGGWADYVLRFMEERLELMGACFTVPKEKVLGTSHVSGGTVSDYDVQGPLAMGTVEETSGILAWQLYAAGMPWNEAIIQVNQITKNAMYQIRQHKPAFPMPGLETFLESCRNASLEMAVVTSDTTAAALEHLEWMGIRSYFSVVIGRDQVENGKPHPEMAEKACRMLGLEPGEAVIIGDSNGDMQMARQAGAALAVGLYQGDGEGNHLIDAEVVISDYNEMKVVY, encoded by the coding sequence TTGCCGCTTATTCAGGTGAATGGACATTCATCCCCGTGCCGGGGGGTATTGTTCGACAAGGATGGTACTTTGCTTCATTTTATGGCTCTCTGGGGAGGCTGGGCTGATTATGTTCTACGCTTCATGGAAGAACGTCTGGAGCTTATGGGAGCCTGTTTTACCGTACCTAAAGAGAAGGTGCTCGGAACGTCACATGTTTCCGGAGGCACTGTATCGGATTACGATGTTCAAGGGCCGCTTGCGATGGGAACTGTGGAGGAAACGAGCGGAATTCTGGCTTGGCAGCTGTACGCTGCGGGAATGCCATGGAATGAAGCCATCATACAAGTGAACCAGATTACGAAAAATGCGATGTACCAAATACGCCAGCATAAACCGGCGTTTCCTATGCCGGGACTGGAGACATTTTTGGAGTCTTGCAGGAACGCTTCCTTAGAAATGGCAGTGGTTACTTCGGATACGACCGCAGCGGCACTAGAGCATTTGGAATGGATGGGAATCCGCTCTTATTTCTCAGTAGTAATCGGCCGGGATCAAGTTGAGAACGGTAAACCACACCCTGAAATGGCAGAAAAGGCATGCAGAATGCTTGGATTAGAGCCAGGTGAAGCCGTTATTATTGGAGATAGTAACGGAGACATGCAGATGGCAAGGCAAGCTGGTGCTGCACTGGCTGTCGGGCTTTATCAAGGAGATGGCGAAGGCAATCATCTTATAGATGCCGAGGTCGTCATCTCCGATTATAATGAAATGAAGGTAGTTTATTAG